The following DNA comes from Mucisphaera calidilacus.
GCAGCTACGTCGGTCACGGCATGTTCAAACTCGTCGACCCCGGCACGCAGAAGATCGACACCGGGCTTCTCCTCTCCATCCGCGACCGCGCCATCATCGAGAACGCCATCGCCACCGGCGAGGCCGACCTCACCCTGGAGCAGCACGGTGACAAACGCTTCTACGACGCCGAACTCACCATCGAAGGCGAGACCTACGACTTCAACGTCGTCCCCGCATCCTCCGCCGACATCACCCAACTCCTCGGCTTCTACAACGTCTCCATCATGAACCCACGCGTGCTCTGCGGACTCTTCATCGGCGTCATGCTCGTCATGGTCTTCTGCGCCATGACCATGAACGCCGTCGGACGCGCCGCCAACAGCATGATGCTCGAGTGCCGGCGCCAGTTCGGCATCATGAAGCAGGGCTTCAAGGCCGCCGGCATGTCCGACGAACAGATCGCCGACCCCCAGCAGTGGCCCGACACCACCGAGGTCGACGGCAAGCAGTACCCCGACTACGCCTCCTGCGTCACCATCTCCACCGGCGGCGCACTCAAGGAGATGATCGTCCCGTCGCTCCTCGCCGTCGTCGTCCCCATCGTCGCAGGACTCATCCTCGGCGTCCCCGGAACCATGGGACTCCTCGCCGGCACCCTCGTCTGCGGCTTCGCCGTCGCCATCTTCATGGCCAACGCCGGCGGCGCCTGGGACAACGCCAAGAAGTACATCGAGACCGGCGAACTCGGCGGCAAGGGCTCCGAAAACCACAAGGCCACCGTCGTCGGCGACACCGTCGGCGACCCCTTCAAGGACACCTCCGGACCCTCCCTCAACATCCTCATCAAGCTCGTCTCCATCGTCTCCGTCGTATTCGCGGGCGTCATCGTCCGCTTCGCTCCGGAGATCACCGCCTTCATCGGCATCGGCTGAGCTTGGTAAAACACCACTTCCGCCTACAATGAATAGCCCGGGCCACAAGGCCCGGGTTATTCTACGCCCGACACCCAAGGAAACCGCCCGCCCCATGTCCGAAGAGAAGCAGCCCGAGCCGACCGAGCAGCAGCCGTCCGGGCTCGAAAACCAGGCGTCACAACCCCTCGAACGCCTCTACCCCGACCAGCCCAGCCGGCAGTTCGCCTGCGACGTCGCGCGACTCCTCACCGACCTCCACTGCGAGGAAGTCCTCGTCTTCGACGTCCGGGAGATCAGCCAGATCACCGACTACCTCGTCCTCGCCTCCGGCACCTCCGAACGACAGCTCATCGGTGTCGCCGGCCGCGTCGAGGACGCCGCCAAAGAGGTCGGGCTCGAACGCTACGGCGCCGACACCGACGGGGCCTCCACCTGGCGCGTCATCGACTTCTCCTCCGTCATGGTCCACCTCTTCGAACCCCTCACCCGCGCCCACTACGACCTGGAGATGCTCTGGGGCGACGCGCCACGCGTCCGCTGGCGCGACGAGACCGACGCACCCGCTAAGAGCACCGACGAATAACCAGACTCCGGTGATCCAAAGCCACCCGCACCCCGCACGCCAACACCCATTCCCGAGGCGACGCCACCCCCGTGCCCACGCAGGCCACCACCTGACGCGTCGTCCGTGACGCCAGCCGATCCGCCGGCACACCCGCCTCCAGCAACCGCTCACGCAGCACCATCTCCAGCTCCACCCCCTGCACACCCGCCAACGCACCACGCTCCGCCGTCAACACCGCGCCACCCTCCGACGCCACAAATAAATCCGCATGCGCCCGCGTCCGCTCACGCATCCATCCGCTCCACGCACGCAGCTGATCCGCCGCCTCCAGCGCACGCTCGTGACCCCTCGGCCACGAAGCCCGCAACGCCGGCAGCACCTCACGACGCAGCCGGTTCCGACGCAGGTCCGGCTTGCTGTTCAACGGGTCCTCGAACCACACGATCCCCCAACGCTCCAGAAAACCCACCACCTCCGCGTGTGTCACACCCAGCAGCGGACGAATCAGCCGGAGATCACCCCGACGCGACGCCCGCGACCACGCCATTCCCGCGAGCCCGCTCGGCGAACTCCCACGCATCAGCCGCATCAGCATCGTCTCCAGCTGATCGTCGCCGTGATGCGCCAGTGCAATCACACCCAACCCCGCCTCCCGCGCCATCGACCGCAACGCGGCATGGCGCTGACGCCGCGCCGTCGCCTCCAGATTCCCGCCGTGACGATCCGGGTGCACCGAACGACACACCCATCCCACGCCCATTCGCTCCGCCTGCTCACGCAGAAACACCTCCGCCTCGTCCGCCTGATCCGACAGGTGATGATTCACATGACCCACCACCACACGCTCGTGCCAGCCGCGACAACCCGACAGCGCATCCAGAGCATGCAGCAGCGCCTGCGAATCGCCGCCGCCCGAGCACGCCACCAGCACCTCGGGATGATCCGCATGCCGGTAACCGCAACGCCGACGCAGCGCCCGCGCTACCGCCTTCACCAGCGGATCGTGCCGCATCTTTGTGGATTTATCGGACATACAACCGATCATACGATCTGAGACCGTTCCCCCCACGGTCGGGTTGTCGCTAGGATCCAGTCATGCCCGAAGGTGAATCCCCGAGCCAGGTCGCAGAACTCGTCGTCAACCTCGACGACGCCCCCGGCGAGACCGTCGGCAACGCCATCAACACGCTCATGGACGCCGGCGCACTCGACGCCTGGTGGACCCCCATCGGCATGAAGAAGAACCGACCCGGCACCATGCTCTCCGTCCTCGTGCGCACCGACGACCAGACCCGCTTCGAACAACTGCTCCTCGAACTCACCGGCAGCTTCGGCCTCCGCTCGCGAACCTGGCAACGCGCCGTCCTCGACCGCCGACACGAAACCGTCACGACACCCTTCGGCACCGCACGCGTCAAGATCGGCTCACGCGACGGCATCGACCTCGTCGCCCGAGGCGAACACGACGACGCCGCCCGATGCGCCGCCGAATCCAACACGCCCCTCCGCATCGTCCAGGCCGCCATCGACGCTCAGGCCACTCGGCAGTTCCTCCTCGCCGCGGAGGACGACGCCTGATGGAGATGCTCAAGGCCTTCCTCCCCATCGCCGGCATCCTCTTCATCATCATGGGGCTCTACAACCTGCGCGCCAAGAAACGACGATCGCCCCAGAAACCCGCACGCGACCAGCTCGAAGAACTCAAGCAACGCAAGGCCGTCAAGGATGACCTCACCCGGGTCATGATCGAGGTCGAGGAACTCACACGACGCTTCAGCAGCCAGATCGACGCCAAGACCATCAAGCTCGAACGCATGATCCAGGAAGCCGAAGTCCGCATCGACCAGCTCCGACAACTCCAGCAGCAGCAACCGACCCAGACCCCCGATCAACCGCTTTCTCCCGGCAACCAGACCCCCGATCCTGCCGAAACCACCTCACCCACACCCCCGATGACCGACCTCCGCAACGCCGTCCACCAGCTCGCCGACGACGGACTCGACCCCATCGCCATCGCCGAGAAACTCGACGAGCACGTCGGCAAGATCGAGCTCATCCTCGCCCTCCGCTCCAACCCGACCCGCTAATTCACTACCTGTTTCGGGGCAATCCCCTCCTTGGATTCAGCCAGCCCTGTGGCATACTTCCAGTCTACCCAGACCCACCGCCCGACACACGGAGTGCGTGTCCCCATGAACACCCGCCGGACCCTCGTCATCACCCTCCTCGCCCTCGCTCCCGCCGCCCAGGCCGATACCTTCCACGGCATCAACGCCGGCGCACCCCTCTGGAACAACCAGATCATCTTCACCGAGCAACGCGCCGCCGACATCGCCGCCACCGGCACCAACGCCATCCGCATCAACTTCCGCCTCGACGGCCACGCCACCTGGGACGCCTCACTCCTCACCAAGTACGACATCATCATCGACACCGCCGTCAACGCGGGCTTCGAGATCCTCGGCATCTGGTCCAACGAAACCACCACCGGCACCCAGGCACAGTGGAACCAGACATCCGGGCGTTTCGACACCACGCCCAACGCCTACGCACAGAGCTTCGCCGACAACGCCGCCTTCCTCGCCGACCGCTACGCCGACCAGATCAAGCGCTGGGAAGTCTGGAACGAGCCCGACGCATGGGCCCAGCCACCCTCCGTCGTCGGCGCCGACAACGCCGGCGGAACCTACCTCGACCCGCGACGCTTCGCCGAACTCCTCTCCGAAACATACCGCCAACTCGACGACTACAACGGCAACTCACTGCTCGACCAGCACGGCATCGAACTCGTCACCGGCGGACTCCTCGCGCACGACATCGGCGGCAGCTTCACCACCGGACGCCTCTACATGCAAGGCGTCTACAGCCATGGCGTCTGGAACAGCTTCCGCAACGACTTCGACCAGGACTATGCCTGGGACTACCTCGGCTGGCACTTCTACATCTCGCCGGGCAGTACCCTCAGCCCCGGCTACCTCCAGACCTACCTCAACGACATCCGCGCCGGGCAACTCGCCGCAGGCGACGCCACACCCATCGTCGTCACCGAGTTCGGCTGGAACACCATCGGCACCGACGGCGAATTCGCCGCCACCAACCTCGCCACCGCCTACGACGTCCTCGAAGCCAACGACTACATCGACTCCACCTACTGGTACCAGTGGACCGACGAACCCGCCGGCGACTGGGGCCTGCTCAACATCCACGGCACCGAAACCAAACCCGCCTACGACGTCTTCGTCGAGTACAACCTCGAACCGCTCGAAGGCGATTACAACGGCGACGGGCTCCTCGATGCCAGCGACATCGACATCCTCATCAGCCACTTCGGCGAGCCCGCATGGGACCTCACCGGCAACGGACTCACCAACCGGCTCGACCTCGAATTCTGGGTCGAGAACATCCTCGGCACCGCCGTCGGCGACGCCAACCTCGACCACGCCGTCGACCTTCTCGACCTCTCCGCACTCGCTTCACGCTTCAACCAGAACGGCACCTGGGCGCAGGGCGACTTCAACGGCGACGGCATCGTCAACCTCAACGACCTCTCCACACTCGCCGCGCGATTCGGATACACCACACCCGTCCCCGAACCCGCCGCATGCCTGCTCCTCACCCTCGCCGGCCTCGCCACACGACGCTGAATCAGAATCCAGAGTCTCGTCGAAGCGTCACCGCGACTCGATCCACTGACGGATCGTCGTACGCTTCCGCGACCAACCCGACGACAATCGCTCCTCGATAAACGTCGCGTACGCCCGATCCACCCACGCCGCCAGATCAAGCGTCAACGCGAAACGGTGATTCACCACCGCTCGCGGATCATCCACGTCATCGATCTCCGGCAGACGAACACTCGACGCACTCGCCTGCTCCGCCGCGAACGTGAACTCCCAGTGCGACGCACCATCCGAAACCAGCAGGCCCGCCTTCCGAGGCCACTTGCCCTTTTTCAACGCTTCACCCGCCTCCGCCAGACGCGTGGGCGTGTCCGCACGCAGCATCTGACGACCCGACAACCCCCACGCGCAATCCATGTCCAGCGACTTCGTGAACCCCACAAAACCCGCCACCGGGTCCACCTTGTCCCCCGGACGACGCGACATCACCACCTCACCCTGCGCCGTCTCGAAGCGATGCCAAAGCCACACCAGAAACTCGTCACCCAGAAAGTCACGCAGGTCCTGCGCCTTCGCGTTCCAGGGCAGAGGCGGACCACCCTTCGGGCCCGTCGGCGAATCCTCGCGACCCACCGGCGCCGCCGTGAACGCCGAAGGCCGAGCATCCTCCAACTCCGACCTCGCGCCGCCACGCGACAGCAAACGCTCCGCCAGCGAACCCGCCGTCAGAGGCAGCAGCCGAACCGCAAACGCGTTCGTGATCGCCGACACTACCAGGTCACTCGTCGACTGCGCAGTCGTCCCCACCAGAACCTCACGCCGCGCCAGGTCCCACAAAAACGACACCGTCTTCGAACGCCGGAACTTCCCCTCCGCACGCTCCTGACTGATCTGGTGTTCCGCCATCTCGTCCGCACCCGCGGGTGTCGGGCCCGAACCCAGCTCCGCCTCGTGCATCCGCTCGTAAGCCTTGCGCAGCTCGCTTGGCGGGTTGTGCGTGTCAATCCGAACCGCCGCCAGCATCAGCGGACGACCCGGCTCGCCATACGCCACCTTCTCGTGCGTGAACCGCGTGTCCAGCAGGTGCTCCGCCGTCACGAATCCCACCTCCGGCTCGCCCGCGTCGGGCACCGCCGACGACACAAACGCGTGCTCCTCCAGAACCGACAACGCCGTCTCATCCACCTCCGACGGACCATCCCCCTCAACCAGATACCGCGAAAACGTCACACGACCCGAGGTAAACGACATACCGCTCCATCTCACAACACGTGGCAGAGACCACGCGAACTGAATAACACTATTCCGCCGCCGAACGATTCAGCATCGGACGATGCTCCGCGGGCACCCAACGCAGCGCCAACCGACCCACGCCGATCAGCCCCAGCGACACCAGACACCACAACGGCTCAGACCCCGCCACAAAGCCCCAGTACGCAGACGGACTCGCCAAAACCACCGTCGCCAGGCAGACACGCCACGCCATCCGCAGCTCCATCACGCGCGCCGGCGGGATCATGCAGATCACCACATACGCCGGGAACAACAACCCGTACGCCAGCAGAAACAGGCGATAACCCGTCTCCATCCGTGCCCCCGCACCCGCGTCCGCACTCCCGAACACCCAGATCCCCGCCGCCGCCGCCACCACCGAGAACACCACCACCCGGAACACGCCATGCGCACCGCGCTGACGCGTCACCTCGTTGAGATGCAGCCCCACCGTGAACGCCGTCTGACCCACCAGGTGAACCCCCAGCAGCGCCATCACACCCGCCGGCACCGCAACGCCGCCGTCACCCGCGAACAACCCCGCGATGTGCGGCGCATAAACCATCGACAACACAATCATCAGCAGGAAAAACCCGCCAAACCCCAACGCGAACGCCAGTCGCCCACCCGAAACCGACAGGTTCTGCCGAGCCCGATGAAACGTCAGGTCCAGATAGGGACACAGCAAAAACCCGCCGCCCATCACCGGGATCAGCCACACCAGGTCAACCGCCCGCTCCGCCGTCACCGACAGGACAAGACCACCACCCGCCGGTGCCGCGACCCGACCGAGAAACGCCCACACCACGCCCGCCGACAACCCAACCAGTGCCAACCCCAGCCACGCCGCCGAGCGGATCGAACCCGCCGCCACCGCCCAGACCACCGCGCCTAAAACCACCGCCGCCGCCGACCACCCCCAACCCAGCAGCTGCGGGAACAGACACGTCACCACGTACGCGTGGAACATGATCGTCACGTCCGAAAAACCCATCGCCGCCCGACGATGAACACCCACCACACGCTCGCTCATCGCCGCCGAGGTGATCCACCACGCGAACAGCGAAGCACCCAGCACGTTCGGCACCGCGAACGACAACCACCCCAGCAAGCCATGATCACGGACCAGCAGCGTCGGGAAGAACATCCCGATCACCCACGTCCACGACGAGGCCAGAAAACCCGCCCACGCCAGCGTGCGCCACCAGCAAGCCCCCTCGGGCGCATCGACCTGCGCGTCTCGACCAGCGGGTGCCGTGCTCATCAGGTCAGCCGGCCGCCTCACCGCTCAAGCCGGGCCTTCTCCTTGCGCGATCGCGTCCGGGCCTGCTTCTTAGGCGTCACATGGAACGTCGCCACGCTCTGGCCCACACGACGCTCCTTCTGCTCCTTCGCCGTCACCATCTGCAGGATCTGAAGATCCACCGTGATGTTGAACTCCTCGCCCGTCGCCACGTAAGCGTCAATATCCTCCCGAGGCGTGATCCGGTACACCGCAGGGCCGACACAAGGCCGACGGAACGTGTACTCCAGGTGCTTGCAGACCACCGTGTAGTCCGCTCCGCACTTCTCAAACACGTACATCCCGCCCGCTACCTCGGCATTGCCCAGCAACGCACCGCCCGCCATCGCGTTGTACCAGTTCCGGTTGAACCGGCGGAACGGCAGAATGGCCGAGAAACTGTTCTCGTCACCCCGGATAAATCGAATCCCGCTCCGGTAGGCCAGAGGCAGAAAAAACTTCGATAAAAGCTTCTGCCAGAAACGGTTACGCGTCGACAGCCTCGACAGCCGCGCCTCCCAGCGCTCGTACAACCGGCTCCACCAGCCCGGCTCGTGCGACGCCTCAGCGTCACGCATCGCCGCCTGGGCCTGAACTTGATTCGCGGGGATCTCGGACATCGGACGCAGTGTACCCAATTTCAGACCATCTTCAGGTTCAACACTCAGCGGAAAGGGTTGTTCGGGTGATAGCCCCGATCCTCATCACCGCCATCCGCCAGCTCCTCCAGCCACGCCGACTGAATCGCCTCGAGAATCTGCTCGTTCACGCGGTGATCCTCATCGGCCGAAAAACCGGGCAAACCCTCCACCAGCTCACGAAGCTCCGGAAAACTCACACCCGCCGGGTCACGGTCCGGGTGAGCCTCCACCAGCCCCAACGCGATCTCCTCGAATTCCGTCCAGCCGAAGGTCGGTTCGTCCATCGTCTCCGCCTCAGCTCAGACTCACAGGCATGACCACGTACAAAAACTGGTTGTCCGTCTTCAACACGCCCGGCTTGTTGCCCGCCTTCAACTCAAGCGTCACTTCCTCGCTGTCCACCACCTTCAAGGCATCCAGCACGTACGTCGGGTTGAAACCGATCTCGATCGCCTCGCCCGAGTAACCCGAAAGCTCCGTCTTGATCTCCGCCTCACCCATCTCCGGCGCTCGACTCGTCAGCGTCAGACCGCCCTCATCGAACGCCATCCGAACACCCTTCGACTCCTCGTTCGTCAGCAACGCAGCCCGACGAACCGCCGAAACCAGCATGTCCGTCGCGACCTGAGCCTTCTTGTCGCCATCCTTCGGGATCACGTCCTGATAAGGCGGGAAATTACCCTCCACCAGGTTCGACACCAGCGTCGCCTGATCCGTCGCGAAGAAAATCTGGTTGTCCGCAACACGGCAGCGAACCACCTGCTCCGGATCATCAAACAGCTTCAACAACAGATTCAACGCCTTCGTCGGCACAATCGCCGAACGGGGTTCATCGCCACCCGCCTTGCAACTGCCCTTCGCTAGCGCCAGCCGGTGACCGTCCGTCGCCACCACCGCCAGCTTGTTCCCGTCACGCTCCAGCAGAACGCCATTGATCGCGTAACGGCTGTTTTCCCGCGCCGTCGCGAAAATCGTCATCGAGATCAGACGGTGCAGATCACCCGCCGCAATCTCAAACTCCGCATCACCGTCAAACTCAGGCACCGAACCAAAATCGGCGACTGGATAACCAAAAACCTTGAAACGGCTGTCCTTGCCCGTGATTACCGCCGACTCGTCGTCCGTCGTGATCTCGATCGTCGGGTCCAGCGACTCACGCACAATCTGACCCAGCTTGTCCGCCGGAATCAACGCCTCACCCGCCTCCGCCACCTCAATACGCTCCGTCCGGAGCGTCACCGTCACCTCGGTGTCCGTGCCCACCAGCGTCAGCGTCGGCGGGCTGTCGTCCGCCGTCAGCTTGATGCAACGCAGCACCGGCTTGGGCGTACGCGCCAACACAACGCCCGATACCGTGTTCAGGGCCTCTACCAGTGCGGCACGATCGCAGATGACTTTCATCGCCAGTCCCTCATAATCTCGTTGAATCAGGAAATTTAGCCGCAACAGCCCCAACCGGCAACAAGGTAAGTCACGCGGACCCAACGCTGATGACCTCCCCACGCCAACTCCGATGATAAATGCGGGATGCGCCATCACCCCGCGCCCGATCCAAGGCAGGCCAGCGAGGAACACCCCCGCATGAACATGGCGATCGTCAACAACATCTACTACTGCGAGATCGCCAACGTCGGCGACCAGCTCAACCGATGGCTCTGGCACCGCGTCTACCCCTCCATGGACTGGCTGGGCGACCGGCTCTTCCTCGGCGTCGGAACCCTGCTCAACAACCGCGTCCCCCTTGGCATCGGCAAGGTCGTCCTCGGCGCAGGCTGCGGTTATCGGCCCAGCCCCGACATCCACCGCGACCACTGGACCATCGCCGCCGTCCGTGGACCCCTCACCGCTCAACAACTCGGCCTCGACCCCGACCACGCCGTCTCCGACGCCGCCATCCTCACCGCCGACCACTTCCCAACCCACAGCATCCCCAAACAACACAAACGCTCCGTCATCTTCCAGCACCACAGCTACACCTACTGGGACTGGACCGACTTCCTCGAATCCCAAGGCATCCACGTCATCGACCCCGCCTGGGACGTCGAACGCGTCCTCCACGACATCGCCGCCTCCGAGACCGTCGCCGCCGAGGCCATGCACGGCGCCATCCTCGCCGACACCCTCCGCGTCCCCTGGGTCCCCTTCAAAATGTACCCCCAGGTCTACGACTTCAAGTGGCACGACTGGGCCGCCTCCCTCAACCTCACCTACCGGCCCATCGAGTTCAACCCCCTCTTCCGCGACACCATCGGACACCCCTACCAGGCCCTCAACCGACTCCACCGCATCCCCGGCACCGGTTCCATCCGCAACCACTTCCGCCGACGCGCCCAAAAACAACTCCAGAACGCCTTCCTCGAAGGCCTCCGCAACGCTCCGTCCGTTCTGAGCCAGGACGCCGTCTTCGTCGACCGCCTCGGTACCATGCGGGACCGGGCCGACCAACTCTCACGACCCTCGTGCCGCGCTGCCGCGTAAGACCCGGAGCAGGATGACCGACCAGCCCGCACAACCCGGCCTCGACGCCGCCGACCCCTCGTGGTCGCGCCGC
Coding sequences within:
- the tilS gene encoding tRNA lysidine(34) synthetase TilS, which produces MSDKSTKMRHDPLVKAVARALRRRCGYRHADHPEVLVACSGGGDSQALLHALDALSGCRGWHERVVVGHVNHHLSDQADEAEVFLREQAERMGVGWVCRSVHPDRHGGNLEATARRQRHAALRSMAREAGLGVIALAHHGDDQLETMLMRLMRGSSPSGLAGMAWSRASRRGDLRLIRPLLGVTHAEVVGFLERWGIVWFEDPLNSKPDLRRNRLRREVLPALRASWPRGHERALEAADQLRAWSGWMRERTRAHADLFVASEGGAVLTAERGALAGVQGVELEMVLRERLLEAGVPADRLASRTTRQVVACVGTGVASPREWVLACGVRVALDHRSLVIRRCS
- the rsfS gene encoding ribosome silencing factor — its product is MSEEKQPEPTEQQPSGLENQASQPLERLYPDQPSRQFACDVARLLTDLHCEEVLVFDVREISQITDYLVLASGTSERQLIGVAGRVEDAAKEVGLERYGADTDGASTWRVIDFSSVMVHLFEPLTRAHYDLEMLWGDAPRVRWRDETDAPAKSTDE
- a CDS encoding PaaI family thioesterase: MSEIPANQVQAQAAMRDAEASHEPGWWSRLYERWEARLSRLSTRNRFWQKLLSKFFLPLAYRSGIRFIRGDENSFSAILPFRRFNRNWYNAMAGGALLGNAEVAGGMYVFEKCGADYTVVCKHLEYTFRRPCVGPAVYRITPREDIDAYVATGEEFNITVDLQILQMVTAKEQKERRVGQSVATFHVTPKKQARTRSRKEKARLER
- a CDS encoding dockerin type I domain-containing protein; the encoded protein is MNTRRTLVITLLALAPAAQADTFHGINAGAPLWNNQIIFTEQRAADIAATGTNAIRINFRLDGHATWDASLLTKYDIIIDTAVNAGFEILGIWSNETTTGTQAQWNQTSGRFDTTPNAYAQSFADNAAFLADRYADQIKRWEVWNEPDAWAQPPSVVGADNAGGTYLDPRRFAELLSETYRQLDDYNGNSLLDQHGIELVTGGLLAHDIGGSFTTGRLYMQGVYSHGVWNSFRNDFDQDYAWDYLGWHFYISPGSTLSPGYLQTYLNDIRAGQLAAGDATPIVVTEFGWNTIGTDGEFAATNLATAYDVLEANDYIDSTYWYQWTDEPAGDWGLLNIHGTETKPAYDVFVEYNLEPLEGDYNGDGLLDASDIDILISHFGEPAWDLTGNGLTNRLDLEFWVENILGTAVGDANLDHAVDLLDLSALASRFNQNGTWAQGDFNGDGIVNLNDLSTLAARFGYTTPVPEPAACLLLTLAGLATRR
- the dnaN gene encoding DNA polymerase III subunit beta, which gives rise to MKVICDRAALVEALNTVSGVVLARTPKPVLRCIKLTADDSPPTLTLVGTDTEVTVTLRTERIEVAEAGEALIPADKLGQIVRESLDPTIEITTDDESAVITGKDSRFKVFGYPVADFGSVPEFDGDAEFEIAAGDLHRLISMTIFATARENSRYAINGVLLERDGNKLAVVATDGHRLALAKGSCKAGGDEPRSAIVPTKALNLLLKLFDDPEQVVRCRVADNQIFFATDQATLVSNLVEGNFPPYQDVIPKDGDKKAQVATDMLVSAVRRAALLTNEESKGVRMAFDEGGLTLTSRAPEMGEAEIKTELSGYSGEAIEIGFNPTYVLDALKVVDSEEVTLELKAGNKPGVLKTDNQFLYVVMPVSLS
- a CDS encoding polysaccharide pyruvyl transferase family protein, producing the protein MRHHPAPDPRQASEEHPRMNMAIVNNIYYCEIANVGDQLNRWLWHRVYPSMDWLGDRLFLGVGTLLNNRVPLGIGKVVLGAGCGYRPSPDIHRDHWTIAAVRGPLTAQQLGLDPDHAVSDAAILTADHFPTHSIPKQHKRSVIFQHHSYTYWDWTDFLESQGIHVIDPAWDVERVLHDIAASETVAAEAMHGAILADTLRVPWVPFKMYPQVYDFKWHDWAASLNLTYRPIEFNPLFRDTIGHPYQALNRLHRIPGTGSIRNHFRRRAQKQLQNAFLEGLRNAPSVLSQDAVFVDRLGTMRDRADQLSRPSCRAAA
- the larC gene encoding nickel insertion protein, which gives rise to MPEGESPSQVAELVVNLDDAPGETVGNAINTLMDAGALDAWWTPIGMKKNRPGTMLSVLVRTDDQTRFEQLLLELTGSFGLRSRTWQRAVLDRRHETVTTPFGTARVKIGSRDGIDLVARGEHDDAARCAAESNTPLRIVQAAIDAQATRQFLLAAEDDA
- the iscX gene encoding Fe-S cluster assembly protein IscX → MDEPTFGWTEFEEIALGLVEAHPDRDPAGVSFPELRELVEGLPGFSADEDHRVNEQILEAIQSAWLEELADGGDEDRGYHPNNPFR